Proteins found in one Bordetella genomosp. 11 genomic segment:
- a CDS encoding LamB/YcsF family protein, with the protein MNAADERAAVPATGSDEAGGPADGVATGYVAYSGDAVAMGRTIRALAEKGVAIGAQVRYPDGLALGQESFYLDDVALCDVFLAQVATIAALAESAGSKLAAVRCHGALAMDVSSDERTAQVVARTLYRLFPGVSLVCVAASPGGGVARDCGVSVVP; encoded by the coding sequence ATGAACGCCGCTGACGAGCGGGCGGCGGTGCCGGCGACCGGAAGCGACGAGGCAGGCGGTCCGGCAGACGGCGTTGCCACCGGATATGTCGCGTATTCCGGCGACGCGGTGGCGATGGGCCGGACGATACGCGCGCTGGCGGAAAAAGGCGTCGCCATCGGTGCGCAGGTCCGCTATCCCGATGGGTTGGCGCTGGGACAAGAGTCCTTCTACCTGGACGATGTGGCCTTGTGCGACGTTTTCCTCGCGCAGGTCGCGACAATCGCCGCCCTGGCGGAAAGCGCGGGATCGAAGCTGGCGGCCGTCAGGTGCCATGGCGCCCTGGCGATGGATGTGTCGTCCGACGAACGGACGGCGCAAGTGGTGGCGCGCACCCTCTACCGGCTCTTTCCGGGCGTATCGCTGGTTTGCGTGGCTGCAAGCCCGGGCGGCGGCGTGGCGCGCGATTGCGGGGTTTCCGTCGTGCCTTAG
- a CDS encoding LysR family transcriptional regulator, translating into MDSLFSKLRIKDLELLREIAAVRSLTAIADKRELTQPALSRALRDIETALGTQVFSRDRMARLEPTPLGSLILARVDLLLAEAEGLRGELLAFEEGRGTHLRLGVIPFVSNELMRAILKELTAGQYAMSISTYEASTDQLVSALRRQELDAVLGRISVDTAANELLQEKLFTQSASVLVNARSPLAKEKALKLETLHRHEWVLPPQASPTRLAFAQLFVSRGATPPSARVETTSARLIHTVISGNVAALGLLPLDIATELEKWGGVKAIGLPAPFKMPPVGLITLAKRRRLPAAGILRDVVRGVLARSVTYR; encoded by the coding sequence ATGGACTCTCTGTTTTCCAAGCTGCGCATCAAGGATCTCGAACTGTTGCGTGAAATCGCCGCCGTGCGCTCCCTGACCGCCATTGCCGACAAGCGCGAGCTCACACAGCCGGCATTGAGCCGCGCCTTGCGCGATATCGAAACCGCGCTGGGGACGCAGGTTTTTTCACGCGACCGCATGGCGCGCCTGGAACCAACGCCCCTGGGCAGCCTAATCCTGGCGCGGGTGGACCTGCTGTTGGCCGAAGCGGAAGGCCTGCGAGGCGAGCTGCTGGCCTTCGAAGAAGGTCGGGGCACGCATTTGCGATTGGGCGTTATTCCGTTTGTCTCGAATGAATTGATGCGGGCGATATTGAAGGAATTGACCGCCGGGCAGTATGCGATGTCCATCAGTACCTACGAAGCTTCCACCGATCAGCTGGTCTCGGCCTTGCGGCGCCAGGAGTTGGATGCGGTGCTGGGCAGAATTTCCGTGGACACCGCGGCGAACGAACTGCTTCAGGAAAAGCTGTTCACGCAAAGTGCGTCGGTCCTCGTCAATGCCCGAAGTCCGCTGGCAAAGGAAAAAGCCTTGAAGCTGGAGACGCTGCATCGGCATGAGTGGGTATTGCCGCCGCAGGCCAGCCCGACGCGGCTGGCCTTCGCGCAATTGTTTGTCTCGCGTGGCGCTACGCCGCCGTCCGCCCGCGTCGAAACGACGTCGGCGCGGCTGATCCATACGGTCATCAGCGGCAATGTCGCGGCCCTCGGCCTGCTGCCGCTGGATATCGCGACGGAACTGGAGAAGTGGGGCGGCGTGAAGGCGATCGGGTTGCCGGCGCCCTTCAAGATGCCGCCGGTTGGATTGATTACGCTGGCGAAACGTCGGCGCCTGCCGGCTGCGGGCATTCTGCGCGACGTCGTGCGCGGCGTACTGGCGCGTTCGGTTACCTACCGATAG
- a CDS encoding efflux transporter outer membrane subunit: MFLPTSIRSSPRRDRRRPRRMLCVSLVAAILTGCAVGPDYQAPAVQAPASWQDWRSSPRPGDPAVPAAPPGTAPLADRWWTLFGDTTLDQLQTRALQASPDLQTAALRFAQSRMRRVTVAAQRGPMLDASGAATRQRQSEYSAGTRLAGAVAPANRQELVSVLSSPFTLYQAGFDASWELDLWGRVGRAIESADADVDNAAALLDEVRLAVASELARDYFELRLTQQQRDLLDQDIAAARDSLALLQARARGGLIDELDVSRQRGLLADLEARMPTLRAQEAALINQIGLLMNARPGELTQTLAAPASAPLASLPARLPDLSLGLPSQVALRRPDIRAAEARLHAATADIGVAVADLYPRITLGATFGFESYEGGRFGDWGTRTWSIGPSLSLPIFDQGRRRATIVLRELAQQEAAVTYQQTVLKAWQEIDDALTGYDAERSRNARLRTREDASRESYELARARYARGLTDFLVELDAERTWIQARRDLSDSNHQLFLRLIAVYKSVGGGDSDGIAAAAPTATPPDPGQASTPAPNASRS; this comes from the coding sequence ATGTTCCTGCCCACGAGTATCCGGTCTTCCCCGCGCCGCGACAGGCGGCGCCCGCGGCGCATGCTGTGCGTATCCCTCGTGGCCGCGATCCTGACAGGCTGCGCGGTGGGCCCCGACTACCAGGCACCGGCCGTGCAGGCGCCGGCCTCCTGGCAGGACTGGCGCAGCAGCCCACGCCCCGGCGATCCCGCCGTGCCCGCCGCGCCGCCCGGCACGGCGCCGCTCGCGGATCGCTGGTGGACCCTGTTCGGCGACACCACGCTGGACCAGTTGCAGACACGCGCGCTGCAAGCCAGCCCGGACCTTCAAACCGCGGCCCTGCGTTTCGCGCAAAGCCGCATGCGGCGCGTGACAGTGGCGGCGCAGCGCGGGCCGATGCTGGATGCCAGCGGCGCCGCCACGCGCCAGCGGCAAAGCGAGTATTCCGCCGGCACGCGCCTGGCCGGCGCGGTCGCGCCCGCCAACCGCCAGGAGCTGGTCTCGGTCCTCAGCTCGCCCTTCACGCTGTACCAGGCCGGCTTCGACGCCTCGTGGGAACTGGACTTGTGGGGCCGCGTGGGGCGCGCCATCGAGTCGGCCGATGCCGACGTCGACAATGCAGCCGCGCTGCTGGACGAAGTGCGGCTGGCCGTCGCCAGCGAATTGGCGCGCGATTATTTCGAACTGCGGCTGACGCAGCAGCAACGCGACCTGCTGGACCAGGATATCGCGGCGGCGCGCGACAGCCTGGCGCTGTTGCAGGCGCGCGCGCGCGGCGGGCTGATCGATGAACTCGACGTCAGCCGCCAGCGCGGTTTGCTGGCGGACCTGGAAGCGCGGATGCCGACCCTGCGGGCGCAGGAAGCCGCGCTGATCAACCAGATCGGCCTGCTGATGAATGCGCGGCCCGGCGAATTGACGCAGACCTTGGCCGCGCCGGCGTCCGCGCCACTGGCTTCCCTGCCGGCACGGCTGCCGGATCTTTCTCTCGGCCTGCCGTCACAGGTGGCCTTGCGGCGTCCGGATATCCGCGCCGCCGAAGCCCGGTTGCATGCCGCCACGGCGGATATCGGCGTGGCCGTCGCCGACCTCTATCCTCGCATCACGCTGGGGGCGACCTTCGGTTTCGAATCCTACGAAGGCGGGCGCTTCGGCGATTGGGGCACGCGGACGTGGAGCATCGGACCTTCCCTGTCCCTGCCCATCTTCGATCAGGGGCGTCGGCGCGCCACCATCGTCCTGCGGGAATTGGCGCAGCAGGAGGCAGCCGTCACCTACCAGCAAACTGTGCTGAAAGCGTGGCAGGAAATCGACGACGCCCTGACCGGCTACGACGCCGAACGCAGCCGCAACGCGCGCCTGCGGACCCGGGAAGACGCCAGCCGCGAGTCCTACGAACTGGCCCGCGCCCGCTACGCGCGCGGCCTGACCGATTTCCTGGTCGAGCTGGATGCCGAGCGCACATGGATCCAGGCGCGCCGTGACCTGTCCGACAGCAACCACCAGCTGTTCCTGCGCCTGATCGCCGTATACAAGTCCGTCGGCGGCGGCGACAGCGACGGAATCGCCGCAGCAGCGCCCACAGCCACCCCGCCTGACCCTGGCCAGGCATCCACGCCGGCCCCAAATGCATCAAGGTCATAA
- a CDS encoding LysR family transcriptional regulator, whose amino-acid sequence MPSHSPMVLSHLKFRHLLLIESLIEHGSIHKAARQLNVSQPAATAMLNDLENLVGMPLFVRSRQGVTPTANTQALLGGMRTILNEFDHLSSVIGRLAAGRSALLRVGVVPQAFIAYLPKAIGLFRRAGGCAIRTHESTARQLLEMLVAGELDCVVGRLPNASAALAHAAGQLSFVNLYEEEICIVVGRDNPAITQAGMDYKTLARCEWALQRPDSAVRAALAEAFLRHGVQPPEPVVETSTYIQNLAIVAQSGLFTVAPRRAAAVHQELGLVRILDMRLDVVPMQVCLIHRKASERDPTLSLFQQAFLESMHTGEAPHAPRKGRRRAAAANYR is encoded by the coding sequence ATGCCGTCGCATTCGCCCATGGTGCTATCGCACCTGAAATTCCGCCATCTTCTGCTGATCGAATCCTTGATCGAGCATGGCAGCATCCACAAGGCCGCCAGGCAGCTCAATGTCAGCCAGCCCGCGGCCACGGCCATGCTCAACGACCTGGAAAACCTGGTGGGCATGCCGCTGTTCGTCCGCAGCCGCCAGGGCGTCACGCCGACCGCGAACACCCAGGCACTGCTGGGTGGCATGCGCACCATCCTCAATGAATTCGACCATCTGTCATCCGTCATCGGCCGCCTGGCCGCCGGGCGTTCCGCGCTGTTGCGCGTGGGCGTCGTTCCGCAGGCCTTCATCGCCTACCTGCCCAAGGCCATCGGCCTGTTCCGCCGCGCCGGCGGCTGCGCCATCCGCACCCACGAAAGCACCGCGCGCCAGCTGTTGGAGATGCTGGTCGCCGGGGAACTCGATTGCGTCGTGGGCCGCCTGCCCAATGCCAGCGCTGCGCTGGCGCACGCGGCCGGCCAGTTGTCCTTCGTCAACCTGTACGAGGAAGAAATCTGCATCGTGGTCGGTAGGGACAATCCGGCGATCACGCAGGCAGGCATGGATTACAAGACCCTGGCGCGCTGCGAATGGGCCCTGCAACGTCCCGATTCAGCCGTGCGCGCAGCCCTGGCCGAGGCGTTTCTGCGCCACGGCGTGCAACCGCCGGAACCGGTCGTGGAAACATCGACCTATATCCAGAACCTGGCCATCGTCGCGCAATCCGGGCTGTTCACCGTCGCGCCGCGCCGCGCCGCCGCCGTGCATCAGGAACTGGGGCTGGTACGCATCCTGGACATGCGGCTGGATGTCGTGCCCATGCAGGTATGCCTGATACACCGCAAGGCGTCGGAGCGGGATCCGACCTTATCGTTGTTCCAGCAGGCCTTTCTGGAGAGCATGCACACCGGCGAAGCGCCACACGCGCCCCGCAAAGGGCGCCGGCGCGCGGCCGCGGCGAACTATCGGTAG
- a CDS encoding MFS transporter, with the protein MGSTLVQGNLARLAVAQALAGANTTVVYATAAIIGNTLAPDKSLATMPISVFVVGMALSTLPAGAIAQRYGRRAAFLLGTGCGVLVGLLSAWAILTGSFWMLCFAMLFGGAYAAVVLSFRFAAAECVPAPQRARALSTVMAAGVVAGVLGPQLVTHTMDLWAPHMFAVTYLAQAGVAVASAFILMGVKLPIPTAAESAAGRPLGQIVRQPAFIVAVICGVISYTLMNFLMTSAPLAMRLCGLPQEASNLGLQWHVIAMYGPSFFTGRLITRFGAGRVVLAGLLLTAAAAATGLHGLSVGHFWTSLILLGLGWNFGFVGASALVLECHRPEERNKVQAFNDFLVFGTMVLGSFSSGGVLTNYGWDMVCWIAFPPLAIAVVALGTRRRLTARTMAKA; encoded by the coding sequence TTGGGCAGCACACTCGTTCAAGGCAATCTGGCGCGGCTGGCTGTCGCGCAGGCGCTGGCAGGCGCCAATACCACCGTTGTCTACGCCACCGCCGCCATCATCGGCAACACCCTGGCGCCCGATAAATCGCTGGCGACCATGCCGATTTCCGTCTTCGTCGTGGGCATGGCCCTGTCCACGCTGCCGGCGGGCGCCATCGCCCAGCGCTACGGACGGCGTGCCGCCTTCCTGCTCGGCACCGGCTGCGGTGTCCTGGTGGGCCTGCTTTCCGCCTGGGCGATCCTGACCGGCAGCTTCTGGATGCTGTGCTTCGCCATGCTGTTCGGCGGCGCCTACGCGGCCGTCGTGCTGTCCTTCCGCTTCGCCGCCGCCGAATGCGTGCCCGCGCCGCAACGCGCGCGTGCCCTGTCCACCGTCATGGCGGCCGGCGTGGTGGCGGGCGTGCTCGGCCCGCAACTGGTCACCCACACCATGGACCTGTGGGCACCCCACATGTTCGCCGTCACCTACCTGGCGCAGGCCGGGGTGGCGGTGGCCAGCGCCTTCATCCTGATGGGCGTGAAGCTGCCCATCCCCACCGCCGCCGAAAGCGCCGCGGGCCGCCCGCTGGGGCAGATCGTGCGCCAGCCCGCCTTCATCGTCGCGGTGATCTGCGGCGTCATCAGCTATACGCTGATGAACTTCCTGATGACCTCCGCGCCGCTTGCCATGCGGCTGTGCGGCCTGCCGCAGGAAGCGTCCAACCTGGGCCTGCAATGGCATGTCATCGCCATGTACGGCCCCAGCTTTTTCACCGGCCGTTTGATCACGCGCTTCGGCGCGGGACGCGTGGTCCTGGCCGGCCTGCTATTGACGGCGGCGGCCGCCGCCACGGGCCTGCACGGGCTGTCGGTGGGCCACTTCTGGACCTCGCTCATCCTGCTGGGCCTGGGCTGGAATTTCGGCTTCGTCGGCGCCTCCGCGCTGGTGCTGGAATGCCATCGGCCGGAGGAAAGGAACAAGGTCCAGGCCTTCAACGACTTCCTCGTGTTCGGCACCATGGTGCTGGGCTCGTTCTCGTCCGGCGGCGTGCTGACCAACTACGGATGGGACATGGTCTGCTGGATCGCCTTCCCGCCCCTGGCCATCGCCGTCGTGGCGCTGGGCACGCGGCGCCGGCTGACGGCGCGGACGATGGCCAAGGCCTAA
- a CDS encoding Bug family tripartite tricarboxylate transporter substrate binding protein, which yields MRTWRWKNMCAVAAASSILWLGGAGAARAAWPSDQPIRIIVPQAAGGTNDTAARLLAVELGKALNQSVVVENRPGASGAIGMQAAVQSRPDGYTLAIASDTATILNVVRKDMPWQFKRDLTGVSMIADQPIVVAASARSPYKTLRDLLDAAKEKPGTIAFGTSGLGTAQQIAGEWLAREAGVQMTHVPYKGGGQAITDLVGNQVPAAVLGLAPVIGQYRSGNVRILAVTSEKRNGELPDVPTLAELGYRDIVLTQWVGLVAPKQTPPEIVQRLSDEVTKILAQPEIAHKLKESGLDVRPIPASQFDPFLAHTVDQWQHLITTLSLRLE from the coding sequence ATGAGAACGTGGCGTTGGAAAAATATGTGCGCGGTGGCCGCCGCGTCCTCCATCCTGTGGCTGGGAGGCGCCGGCGCGGCGCGCGCGGCATGGCCGTCGGACCAGCCCATCCGCATTATCGTCCCCCAGGCGGCGGGCGGCACCAACGATACGGCGGCCCGGCTGCTGGCGGTCGAGCTGGGCAAGGCGCTGAATCAAAGCGTGGTGGTAGAGAACCGCCCTGGCGCATCGGGCGCCATCGGCATGCAGGCGGCGGTGCAATCCCGGCCGGACGGCTATACGCTGGCGATCGCCTCGGACACCGCGACCATCCTGAACGTCGTTCGCAAGGATATGCCCTGGCAGTTCAAGCGCGATCTGACGGGCGTGTCGATGATCGCGGACCAGCCCATCGTCGTCGCGGCCTCCGCCCGCAGTCCTTATAAAACGTTGCGCGACCTGCTGGATGCCGCGAAGGAGAAGCCCGGCACGATTGCGTTCGGGACATCGGGCCTGGGGACCGCGCAACAGATCGCGGGCGAATGGCTGGCGCGCGAGGCCGGCGTGCAGATGACGCATGTGCCCTACAAGGGTGGCGGGCAGGCCATCACCGACCTGGTCGGCAACCAGGTGCCCGCGGCCGTATTGGGCCTGGCGCCCGTCATCGGGCAATACCGGTCCGGCAACGTCCGCATCCTTGCCGTCACCTCGGAAAAGCGCAATGGCGAACTGCCCGATGTTCCTACCCTGGCCGAACTGGGTTACCGCGACATCGTCCTGACCCAATGGGTGGGACTGGTCGCACCCAAGCAGACGCCGCCGGAGATCGTCCAGCGCCTGTCCGATGAGGTCACGAAGATCCTGGCGCAGCCGGAGATCGCACACAAGCTCAAGGAAAGCGGGCTGGATGTGCGGCCGATACCGGCGTCGCAGTTCGATCCGTTCCTGGCCCATACGGTGGACCAGTGGCAGCACCTGATCACCACTCTTTCGTTGCGGCTCGAGTAG
- a CDS encoding ABC transporter permease, whose translation MSRAAATRPTRKGRGFLRRVVSLTRKEVRQLFRDRANMLIGLVLPIILILIFGYGLSLDVKNARVLLVMDDNSPQAHDLAASIALSPYLTCVPAASYRDAERAVIAHEADAVLRIPSDYSQRLAAGNAVVQTLVLGSDPTRALTVAGYLRAAVALWLQKQSDRGATLTMTANGGSVTVVDRMWFNAANDSTWYLVPGLIVLIMTLIGAFLTALVMAREWERGTLEALFVTPVQPLEVLLAKIIPYFCVGMVGLGLCLLAALFLFQVPLQGSMAALLAGSTLYMLVSLGIGLLISAVTRNQFLASQLAILASFMPATMLSGFVFDLRNVPYVVNIIGHALPATYFMELVKTVFLAGDYWPLILKDCAILAGYAAALLLLVGRLTRKTLDR comes from the coding sequence ATGAGCCGCGCGGCCGCCACCCGCCCGACGCGCAAAGGCCGCGGATTCCTGCGGCGCGTTGTCTCGCTGACGCGCAAGGAAGTGCGGCAGCTGTTCCGCGACCGCGCCAATATGCTGATCGGCCTGGTGCTGCCCATCATCCTGATCCTGATCTTCGGCTACGGGCTGTCGCTGGACGTCAAGAATGCGCGCGTGCTGCTGGTCATGGACGACAACTCCCCCCAGGCGCACGACCTGGCCGCCAGTATCGCGCTGTCGCCCTACCTGACCTGCGTGCCGGCCGCCTCCTACCGCGACGCGGAACGCGCCGTGATCGCCCACGAGGCCGACGCGGTGCTGCGCATTCCCAGCGACTATTCGCAGCGCCTGGCCGCGGGAAACGCGGTCGTGCAGACGCTGGTGCTGGGCAGCGATCCCACGCGCGCGCTCACCGTGGCGGGCTACCTGCGCGCGGCCGTCGCCCTATGGCTGCAAAAACAGTCCGACCGCGGCGCCACGCTGACCATGACCGCGAACGGCGGCAGCGTGACGGTCGTGGACCGGATGTGGTTCAACGCCGCCAACGACAGTACCTGGTATCTCGTACCCGGCCTGATCGTCCTGATCATGACACTGATCGGCGCCTTCCTGACCGCGCTGGTGATGGCCCGCGAGTGGGAGCGCGGCACGCTCGAGGCCCTGTTCGTCACGCCGGTGCAGCCGCTGGAGGTCCTGCTTGCCAAGATCATTCCGTACTTCTGCGTCGGGATGGTGGGGCTGGGCCTGTGCCTGCTCGCCGCGCTCTTCCTGTTCCAGGTGCCGCTGCAAGGGTCCATGGCCGCGCTGCTGGCAGGGTCCACGCTCTACATGCTGGTGTCCCTGGGCATCGGCCTGCTGATATCGGCGGTCACCCGCAACCAATTCCTTGCCAGCCAGCTCGCGATCCTGGCCAGCTTCATGCCGGCAACGATGCTATCGGGCTTCGTCTTCGACCTGCGCAATGTCCCATACGTCGTCAATATCATCGGCCATGCCCTGCCGGCAACCTACTTCATGGAGCTGGTGAAGACGGTATTCCTGGCCGGCGACTACTGGCCGCTGATCCTGAAGGACTGCGCCATACTCGCGGGCTACGCCGCCGCGCTGTTGCTGCTGGTGGGCCGCCTGACCCGCAAGACGCTGGACCGATGA
- a CDS encoding ABC transporter permease produces the protein METAIAFLRQLGNLCHKEFLAVLKDPASRVILIVPVILQSLLFGYAATFDLTHVPYAVLDQSRGAASTELLARLDGTGVFERVATLRSSEEIAGAIDSGDALLVLHFGDDFERLLAAGETAPLQLILDGRNSTTAGTAAGQIRDIVAAYNANRPGAVPPPVNVEMRSWYNPNLETRWSIIPGLIATLSMIQTMTLAALSVAREREQGTFDQLLVTPYRPITIMFGKALPSISIGLVQSSLVLAIALFWFRIPMAGSPLVLYAGLMLFTVAIVGVGLSISALSSTMQQAMLYNFVLLMPLVLLSGLTTPVRNMPQGLQIATYANPLRFAVDLVRSVYLEGAGMTAVWHDLIPFACIAAITLPLAAWLFRRRLA, from the coding sequence ATGGAAACCGCCATCGCCTTTCTGCGCCAACTGGGCAACCTGTGCCACAAGGAATTCCTGGCCGTCCTGAAAGATCCGGCCAGCCGCGTGATCCTGATCGTGCCGGTCATCCTGCAGAGCCTGCTGTTCGGCTACGCCGCCACCTTCGACCTGACCCACGTCCCGTACGCCGTGCTCGACCAGAGCCGCGGCGCGGCATCCACGGAATTGCTGGCACGACTGGACGGCACGGGCGTGTTCGAACGGGTCGCCACGCTGCGCTCGTCCGAGGAGATCGCCGGCGCGATCGACAGCGGCGATGCGCTGCTGGTCCTGCATTTCGGCGACGATTTCGAGCGCCTGCTGGCCGCCGGGGAAACGGCCCCGCTGCAGCTCATCCTGGACGGCCGCAACTCCACGACGGCGGGCACGGCCGCCGGACAGATCCGCGACATCGTCGCGGCCTACAACGCCAACCGGCCCGGTGCCGTCCCGCCTCCGGTCAACGTGGAAATGCGGTCCTGGTACAACCCCAACCTGGAGACGCGCTGGAGCATCATCCCCGGCCTGATCGCCACGCTGAGCATGATCCAGACCATGACCCTGGCGGCGCTGTCGGTCGCGCGCGAACGCGAGCAGGGTACGTTCGATCAATTGCTGGTCACGCCCTATCGGCCGATCACCATCATGTTCGGCAAGGCCCTGCCGTCCATCTCCATCGGGCTGGTGCAATCCTCGCTGGTCCTGGCCATCGCGCTTTTCTGGTTCCGCATCCCGATGGCGGGCAGCCCGCTCGTGCTGTACGCGGGGCTGATGCTGTTCACCGTCGCCATCGTCGGGGTCGGCCTGTCGATATCCGCCCTGTCCTCCACCATGCAGCAGGCCATGCTCTATAACTTCGTGCTGCTCATGCCGCTGGTGCTGTTGTCCGGATTGACCACGCCGGTGCGCAATATGCCGCAGGGGCTGCAGATCGCCACCTACGCCAATCCGCTGCGTTTCGCGGTGGACCTGGTGCGCAGCGTGTACCTGGAAGGCGCCGGCATGACGGCGGTCTGGCACGACCTGATCCCCTTCGCCTGCATCGCCGCCATTACCCTGCCCCTGGCCGCCTGGCTGTTCCGCCGCCGCCTTGCCTGA
- a CDS encoding arylsulfatase — protein sequence MKQTTQGKKTPNIVLILADNLGWGELGCYGGGALRGAPTPRIDELAEQGTRFLNFNVESDCVPTRSALMTGRHPIRTGALQSVPAGLPQGIIPWERTIAEVLSDAGYATAMFGKWHLGDKEGRYPKDKGFDEWYGIPRTTNESMFMDAVGFDPAVVEPPYVMEGRKGQPAEKRELYDLEMRRRIDAELARRSCEFIGRHAGKKPYFLYVPLTQLHFPTIPHRDFEGRTRKGDFADSLVEMDARVGQILDQVRATGAEDDTVFIFASDNGPEYRRPWRGSAGMWTGTYHTAMEGALRVPLIVRWPARVPAGRVTNEIVHVVDLFPTLAHIVGADVPADRVIDGVDQLDFLLGEKEQSNREGFVYFIKTEMRAAKWRDWKMHFVWEVEPNAGANHLETPYVFNVVQDPKEESDVNTTQGWVRGPIRRMVQSFQQSLAANPPVPPGAPDDFQPPPLAKAG from the coding sequence GTGAAGCAGACAACGCAAGGCAAGAAAACGCCCAACATCGTACTGATACTGGCCGACAACCTGGGCTGGGGCGAACTGGGCTGTTATGGCGGCGGCGCCCTGCGCGGCGCGCCCACGCCGCGTATCGACGAACTGGCGGAGCAGGGTACGCGCTTCCTGAACTTCAACGTCGAAAGCGATTGCGTGCCGACACGCTCGGCCTTGATGACCGGCCGCCATCCCATCCGCACGGGCGCGCTGCAGTCCGTGCCGGCCGGGCTGCCGCAAGGGATCATTCCGTGGGAACGCACGATCGCCGAAGTCCTGTCGGACGCGGGTTACGCCACGGCGATGTTCGGCAAGTGGCATCTGGGCGACAAGGAGGGCCGCTACCCCAAGGACAAGGGTTTCGACGAGTGGTACGGCATCCCCCGGACCACCAACGAAAGCATGTTCATGGACGCCGTCGGCTTCGACCCGGCCGTGGTGGAGCCGCCCTATGTGATGGAAGGCCGCAAGGGACAGCCGGCGGAGAAGCGGGAACTTTACGATCTGGAAATGCGCCGCCGCATCGATGCGGAGCTGGCACGGCGCAGTTGCGAGTTCATCGGCCGCCATGCGGGCAAGAAGCCGTATTTCCTGTATGTGCCGCTGACGCAGCTGCATTTCCCCACCATCCCGCACCGGGATTTCGAAGGACGCACGCGCAAGGGCGACTTCGCCGACTCCCTGGTGGAGATGGATGCACGCGTCGGCCAGATCCTGGACCAGGTACGCGCGACGGGCGCCGAGGACGACACGGTATTCATTTTCGCCAGCGACAACGGCCCGGAGTACCGGCGTCCCTGGCGCGGCAGCGCGGGAATGTGGACGGGCACTTACCACACCGCCATGGAAGGGGCGCTGCGCGTGCCGCTGATCGTGCGTTGGCCGGCACGTGTGCCGGCCGGCCGCGTCACCAACGAGATCGTGCACGTGGTCGACCTGTTCCCTACGTTGGCGCATATCGTGGGCGCGGACGTGCCAGCCGATCGCGTGATCGACGGCGTCGACCAGCTGGATTTCCTGCTGGGCGAGAAGGAGCAATCCAACCGCGAGGGCTTCGTCTACTTCATCAAGACGGAAATGCGGGCCGCCAAATGGCGCGACTGGAAGATGCATTTCGTCTGGGAAGTCGAGCCCAATGCGGGTGCCAATCACCTGGAGACGCCCTACGTCTTCAATGTCGTGCAGGATCCCAAGGAAGAGAGCGACGTCAATACGACGCAGGGCTGGGTGCGCGGTCCGATACGCAGGATGGTGCAGTCATTCCAGCAATCGCTGGCGGCGAATCCGCCGGTTCCACCGGGCGCGCCGGACGATTTCCAGCCGCCGCCACTGGCCAAGGCGGGTTGA